One Styela clava chromosome 4, kaStyClav1.hap1.2, whole genome shotgun sequence genomic window, GTACAGGTCTCATGGACACTGGAGTTGGCTTTTTCATTGTTTCAAATGGCATTGTTAGCCCAGAAGCGAGGGGAAAGTATCGTTACTGTAACACCCTTATGGATAAGCTTGAAAATATGAGAAAAGCAGTGATTTCATCATGGCCATTATGGATGATTGGCTTTTGTAggataatatttattaaattacttGGATACCAGGAACATGTTTCAGAATATGGTGTTCACTGGAATTTTTTCTTCACTATTGCAGTTGTGAAAGTTTTGTCGACATTCATACTTTCATTCATAAGTATTACATACTGTATTCCATTTTCTATGTCATGTATTATGTTGTACCAATATTTATTATCCTATTCTCCCATTAATCTAACTtctataattttaaatgaaGATAGGAATGGGTTTTTAATGGCTAATAAAGAAGGCATATGCTCGTGTATTGGTTTCCTATCACTGTATTTTGCTTCTGTTCAAATTGGCGTTTTCTTATTTCAAGGAAATAGAACCAACGTTGTGTCGTGGTTTATTGTCTGTGTCAAATCCTTACTGATTGATATTATATTATGGACTTTGACAATGCTATCTTCCGACTATGTGCAACCTGTATCACGTAGGTTTGCAAATCTCGCTTATGTCTTATGGATATTAGCTCTTTGCTTCCAGTTTGCAGTAATTAGTCTTTTGcttaattttttcttcattgtttgTATAAATTGGAACAAATTGCCAGTCGAATCTATGCCAGGACAGTGGGTTCTGTTAGAGAAGAAAAATCTTGGAAAAGCAAATGTTAAATATGATCCTCCAACTCCACCATTTTGTTTGATAACAGCTGTAAACAGGAATCTATTTGTGTTTTTCTTAACATCTAATATTTGCACAGGttcaattaattttatatttgatactaTGAGATTGCCTGACGAGTATGCTTTGATTATCTTATCTGTGTACACATTTGTCAATCTACTTTTTATATGGATTTTACATACAAAGCAAATCAACCTgaaattttggtgatttttgCAAGTTTGCTTGGAAAGTTGATATGCTCATGTGCAGTTCATTTTATATTGCAATATGTGCCTTGCATGTGATTTTTTTACCAACATCTCTAGACTCTAGTATGACATTCCACCGAGATAGCATACCAGGCATTTAATTGTCATAAATGGCATAGGGCTGTTACCTATGTTAATTCCATTAGATTGATATTTTCTTAGGGTTTGGACAATGTGTTTTGTTCAAAAGATCATTACTGTCATCAATACTGTTAAATTTGTAGGCATTGTTTGTGTGCATCCTGTAGAGTTATGTCCATTACAAATCACTCAGTGAAATATTAGCAAAGGCTCTATCTTGTTATTGGCCTATTGCTAATTATCTGATCTGTTTTCTTCAGCACTGTTTATCTTGGATTAGGATAAGTTAAGTTGTATTATTGCCCTACCTAATCAAACAAAACAGATTAGTAATTAGTGGCGATGCAATAACAAGGGTAGTCCATTTACAAGAATCTGTGTCAACTTTTATACTTATATTATAATGTTGAATCTATTTTCTTAGTTTTATACATGTTTATGTTTGATAAAACATCTATGTGATTGGCCAAACACAATCTATTGTTCAAACAAAATCTTTCAACTTGTAgttcatttaatgtttattaatcggaatattatgttttttattcttgtttttagTCTACCTCTACTAATTCACCAGAATGGTATCTTCGAACAGTGGTTATCTGCTCATAGAGATTTGCATTCGGTCAGTATTGGTCATCACATTCTTAGCGTCAGAAAGATTTCACCCGTTCGAGAGGATAATTCAACCGGAAGAATGGTGGTTGTATAAGAACCCAATAGCAGAACATGAAGTTTGCAATACAATGACTTTATTCCTTCTTTCAATTTTTACTCCAATTGTTACGATTTTCTTAGTGAACTATTGCAGTAAAAAGAGAAGACATCTTACTCCCGCGATAATCGCTGTAACATTGGCACTTTGTATAAATGgtaatttaacaaatattatcAAACTGATGGTAGGTAGACCAAGGCCTGACTTTTTCTTTCGATGTTTTCCTAATGGCAAAGTGCCAAACGGGCAACCATCAACTTATGACTTAAAATGCACAGGAGATGAAGGATTTATAGCAGGTGGAAGGAAGAGTTTTCCGAGTGGACACAGTTCATTTGCTTTCACAGGATTGGGATTTTCTTCTATTTATTTAGCTGGACACTTCCGCTGCTTCAGTGTTAAAGGTCGTGGAAGTTCATGGAGATTGATTTTATCTTTGGTTCCAATTACTTTTGCAGCGATGATTGCCATCAGCAGAACAAGTGATTATAGGCATCATTGGCAAGATGTTGTAGTAGGATCTATCCTTGGATTACTCGTATCATATGTTTGTTATCGTCAACATTATCCTGAACTATCACATGAGGAGAGTGATGTTCCTTATATGAGAACTGATCCTAGTGAAATGACACACTCACAATCATCAGGAAGGCTTCAGAATGTTTATGTTAAACGAGATATTTGATTATTGCTTGTGATGAAAAATCATGTGAGAACTTGTACTTGGTATATTCCAAGGGAACTAAATTTATCATAATATTGAGACAAAGATATTATAGTAGTGTGATTAACTAGTTTGTGGATGACAAAATGCAGCTAgaaaaattaaagtaaatatCTTTTGAATGTTATTCTCTCTTGCATCATAATTACAATTGGTCTCATAATACATATTTAAGgtcatttaaaaatatacaattatgTAGTCTGGGTCCCTCAACCTGGGCATGTTGATTTAGTGGATTTATTATTGATGAGATTTGTCATCACAGCATTTCATAGCATGTACAAACCAACATTTTCAGTCAAGTACCGGTTGGTGTTATTTCATTGGCTTATTCTCATCCTTGACAATAAAAACATCAGTAGTTGTAAAACATTTAATGGCAATGTCATATTTTTGGGAATGATAATCATAATGTCTTCGAAAACTCTTTAAGCTAGCTCCACTGCTTTTTGACCAAAAATGTGCAAAGACATGTATTTGTTTTTCTGTACCcatattttttgcaattcaaTTGTTGGATTCAATATATTCTATTTGTAACTAACGATTCATCCTATTTTCCTGTCTTCCAATCCTTGTTTAGCTGTCATTCAGCACTTTCCTGAAGATTGATTGTAAATAAACATTCCATGACCATGCAGCCTAATATATAATATGGTAAATACAGTCATTgtatataaatacaatattttggGATATATTTaacttttgttatttattttcgcCTTTCTGATATTTATTAAAGCTATAGACATATTGTGTATTTAGCTGTGTTGAAAAGAACTATCGTATATGCTGTTGTTacatgtatattttatttactagTTCAAATTTTATTGCTTTGGTGATGAGGACGTTTTGATAATAAGTATCTTTACTGTTATGTATCATTATATACCGCTATAAACGGGCATTTCTGGCTAagcatatatttatatagagCCCATTTCATGTAGGTGCCGCCTGGAAATCTTTTCTCAGTGTTGATTCTACGTTCAGTTGGGGACCCGAGACCgtctttaaaaaatttatatcaaaatatatgtgtctgtaaaaaatttcagaaataataTGTTATTGGTGCTtggttattttattgtttttgacgGATGCAATATATAATATGTATTATATTTATGGTGATAATTATGTAGAGAAGatcttcaaatttttgttttgtgtttgaAGGCAACACCATTTTATAACTGTTAAAATGATTTTACttattaatttttgatctgAAAGATGGAGTCTGACAGCCACAGTGATGCAGATTGCGTTGACCTCAGTGAAGCAAATCCTGAGGAACATATGGTATGGTGATTGGTGAGCATTTATTGCGTTTATTAAGTTAAATTCAATACTTTGAATTTCATgatttaattcatttgtgtacCTTTTATAGTTTCTCTATCTATTGTATACCCTATTTGAATCTAATTAGAGGATGAGTTGGGCTTTGCTCAAATGGAACTCACACGCAAATATCAGTAAGAAATGTGACCCAAGTTTAtaactcttaaaataagcaattaatgcATTAAGCATTAATTACTAGTTTATGCAATATGGCTTTCAGCAGCCTTTGGTCAAATGCCTATACAatgtaaaaaattgataaaaattttatcGTGTTAAATCAAAGATTTGCTTGAAATATAAGAAATGACAATACCGTATCTTGTCTGTTAATTTTTATACTGTACATTTTATTCAGATACCTGAATATGACCATTTTGATACAGAACATGATATAGTTATCGAGTCGCTGcctgacgaaataaaatattctgaatGGAACAAAC contains:
- the LOC120327228 gene encoding glucosaminyl-phosphatidylinositol-acyltransferase PIGW-like yields the protein MDQPSSKTEKEAFVSGLTGTSYWEVSLLTNFSILLFGVRAFVIAVFPSTFVQSQWKRFVLEWSIMIFPIILITTLLSNEVALVFFTTLFVVIFSILTLPSTKAKVEKQQVNVSDLSQAKMEEILKENHELSDDDDCIETEEIKKQESIYTSSIIPRNRMPLLSLFRGMTMVISCIAILAVDFHIFPRRFAKAEVYGTGLMDTGVGFFIVSNGIVSPEARGKYRYCNTLMDKLENMRKAVISSWPLWMIGFCRIIFIKLLGYQEHVSEYGVHWNFFFTIAVVKVLSTFILSFISITYCIPFSMSCIMLYQYLLSYSPINLTSIILNEDRNGFLMANKEGICSCIGFLSLYFASVQIGVFLFQGNRTNVVSWFIVCVKSLLIDIILWTLTMLSSDYVQPVSRRFANLAYVLWILALCFQFAVISLLLNFFFIVCINWNKLPVESMPGQWVLLEKKNLGKANVKYDPPTPPFCLITAVNRNLFVFFLTSNICTGSINFIFDTMRLPDEYALIILSVYTFVNLLFIWILHTKQINLKFW
- the LOC144411630 gene encoding phospholipid phosphatase 5-like, giving the protein MVSSNSGYLLIEICIRSVLVITFLASERFHPFERIIQPEEWWLYKNPIAEHEVCNTMTLFLLSIFTPIVTIFLVNYCSKKRRHLTPAIIAVTLALCINGNLTNIIKLMVGRPRPDFFFRCFPNGKVPNGQPSTYDLKCTGDEGFIAGGRKSFPSGHSSFAFTGLGFSSIYLAGHFRCFSVKGRGSSWRLILSLVPITFAAMIAISRTSDYRHHWQDVVVGSILGLLVSYVCYRQHYPELSHEESDVPYMRTDPSEMTHSQSSGRLQNVYVKRDI